The proteins below are encoded in one region of Hordeum vulgare subsp. vulgare chromosome 3H, MorexV3_pseudomolecules_assembly, whole genome shotgun sequence:
- the LOC123444947 gene encoding ras-related protein RABE1c, which translates to MAAPPARARADYDYLIKLLLIGDSGVGKSCLLLRFSDGSFTTSFITTIGIDFKIRTIELDGKRIKLQIWDTAGQERFRTITTAYYRGAMGILLVYDVTDESSFNNIRNWIRNIEQHASDNVNKILIGNKADMDESKRAVSTAKGQALADEYGIQFFETSAKTNLNVEQVFFSIARDIKQRLAETDSKPEDRTIKINKTEGSENPESQKSACCGS; encoded by the exons ATGGCCGCGCCGCCGGCTAGGGCCCGCGCCGACTACGACTACCTCATCAAGCTCCTCCTCATCGGCGACAGCG GTGTTGGCAAGAGTTGCCTCCTCCTACGGTTCtctgatggctccttcactactaGTTTTATTACTACAATCGG TATTGACTTCAAGATAAGAACAATTGAACTGGATGGCAAGCGCATTAAGTTGCAAATTTGGGATACAGCTGGTCAAGAGCGATTCAGGACTATCACGACAG CATACTACCGGGGAGCCATGGGAATCTTGCTTGTTTATGACGTCACGGATGAGTCATCTTTCAACA ACATACGGAACTGGATACGCAACATTGAGCAACATGCCTCTGATAATGTGAACAAAATTTTGATAGGCAACAAGGCTGATATGGATGAGAGTAAAAGG GCTGTTTCTACTGCAAAGGGACAAGCACTAGCCGACGAATATGGCATCCAGTTCTTTGAAACT AGTGCGAAGACAAACCTTAACGTGGAGCAAGTTTTCTTTTCCATTGCCCGGGATATTAAGCAGAGACTTGCTGAGACTGATTCCAAGCCTGAG GACCGGACGATCAAGATCAACAAGACAGAAGGTTCCGAAAACCCAGAATCTCAGAAATCTGCTTGCTGTGGCTCATGA
- the LOC123444949 gene encoding zinc finger protein ZAT12-like — protein sequence MSKRGRDVWDMELGSLDTARLLMLLAQHQQRAVAGAAPATSMSGRVFQCKTCNRQFPTFQALGGHRASHKRPRLQPHPQPHPQQQAIGNADDGAALCLGRRGPLQPARPRAHECPVCGLEFAVGQALGGHMRRHRVEARAPTGEAAAPEMVVASPSCDAGGICLDLNLTPSENCAKCRSAAAAGLGAAAGQGVHKALAMLDCSL from the coding sequence ATGAGCAAGAGAGGCAGGGATGTGTGGGACATGGAGCTCGGCAGCCTCGACACGGCCCGGCTGCTCATGCTCCTGGCGCAGCACCAGCAGCGCGCCGTcgccggggcggcgccggcgacgagcatgAGCGGCCGCGTGTTCCAGTGCAAGACGTGCAACCGGCAGTTCCCCACGTTCCAGGCGCTCGGGGGACACCGCGCCAGCCACAAGCGCCCCAGGCTTCAACCGCACCCGCAGCCGCACCCGCAGCAGCAGGCGATCGGCAACGCCGACGACGGCGCGGCGCTCTGCCTCGGCCGCCGGGGGCCGCTGCAGCCGGCCAGGCCGAGGGCGCACGAGTGCCCCGTCTGCGGGCTCGAGTTCGCCGTCGGACAGGCGCTGGGCGGGCACATGCGCCGGCACCGCGTCGAGGCCAGAGCGCCGACCGGCGAGGCGGCGGCGCCCGAGATGGTCGTGGCATCGCCATCGTGCGACGCCGGCGGGATCTGCCTGGACCTCAACCTGACGCCGTCGGAGAACTGCGCCAAGTGCAGGAGCGCGGCGGCCGCGGGGCTCGGCGCCGCTGCCGGGCAGGGTGTGCATAAGGCGCTCGCCATGTTAGACTGCTCCCTCTGA